ATGACGACGTACGGCACCGGTTCGGCAGCGTCCTGGCAGGTCACCCTGCGCGCCTGCGGTGCCGCACACGCGTTCACCCGTATCTACCGGGCGTCCGAATCTCCCCGCTCCGCCGCCGAATTCCTGCTGCAGGACCGGTTGTTCCCGCGATCTGTCAGGTACTCACTCAACGAGGCGGCCACCTGCCTCGAGGAACTCAATCCCAAGCAGCACCGCACCGGCTTTTCCGGCGATGCGCGCCGCATCGTGGGGCAGGCCCTCGCCCAGCTGGAGTACCGCTCGATCAGCGACCTGCTCGGCGACGTCGCCAGCGAGATGGAGTCGCTGCAGCGGGTGTGCGCACAGGCGACCGAGGCAGTGTCCAAGCGTTACTTCGAGGGAGCTCTCCCTCCCGAGTGGATCCGAGGTGAATCGTGAGCGTGACCCTTCGCCTGGTCCACCGGGCCGGCTATACCTACTCCGGACCCGCCGTCGCGTCGTACAACGAGGCGCGCATGGTGCCCAGATCGACTCTGGCACAAACGGTTTCGCACACCAGGATGGAGATCACCCCGACGCCGTGGCAGGACTCCTGGGTCGACTACTGGGGCAGTAATGTCACCACCTTCGAGCTGCACGAACCGCACGGTGAACTCAAGGTCGTCGCCATCAGCACGGTCACCGTCCACCGCACCCCGCAGGAGGGCGAGCACCTCGGCTGGGACCAGATGCAGGAGAAGTCGGTCAGCGACGAGTGCGGCGAGTTGTTGGAGTGTTCGGGCCACTGTGGCGCGGTCGGCGAGTTCGCTGCGGCCATTCAGCGGATCCGGAACGAGGCCGACACCCCGGCGACGTTCGTCGAGTCCGTCGTTGCCGCGCTGCACGAGAAGGTGACTTACCGCCCGGAGCGCTTCTCGCACGCACCCCAGGCCGCGAAGGTCTGGGACGCGGGGGAGGGCGGCTCCACCGATTTCGCGCACATGATGATCACCGCGCTTCGATCCGCCGGGATCCCGGCCCGTTTCGTCGTTGGTTACCTGCTGCGTGACAGCGAGGTGCCGATCGGCGAAGTGATCACCGGTCACGGTCACTCGTGGATCGAATGGTGGGACGGCACATGGATGGCGTACGACCCTGCGATGCAGCGGGAGCCGGACGACTTCTACATTGAGGTCGCACATGGACGCGACCACACCGACGTCGCGCCATTGCGGGGCATCTTCACCGGGACGCCCGGCAGCAAGATGTCCGTCACGGTGGAAATCAGCCGACTGGCCTGACCACCGAACGAGCTGAAGGAGAAGTCATGGTCGACCCGAGTGCTGTGCTGCGCAGCGGACTGATGGGTCTCAGCCGCAACACCAAGGTGCGTGACGTCGTCGAGAAGGCGCCGGTCAGCAAGGACGTCGTCAAGCGGTTCGTCGCCGGTACCTCCACCGAGGACGCCGTGCGGGTCAGCCGTGAGCTCGACGTGGAGGGCAAGCTCGCCACCATCGACTTCCTCGGCGAGGACACCCTCGACCGTGCGCAGGCGATCCACACCCGTGATGCCTACCTCGATCTGCTCGCCGAGCTCGCCGACGCCTGCCTCACCGACGGCGGACGTGTCGAGGTCAGCGTGAAGCTCAGCGCACTCGGCCAGGCCCTGCCCAAGGACGGTCGCAAGCTCTCCCTGGAGCACGCTCGCTCGATCTGCGAGGCCGCGGCGATCGCCGGCACCACGGTGACTCTCGACATGGAGGATCACACCACCACCGACGCGACGCTGGAGACCCTCGCCGAACTGCGCAAGGACTTCCCTGACACCGGCGCCGTGCTGCAGGCCTACCTGCGCCGCACCGAGGGTGACTGCCGCGACCTCGCGTACGAAGGCAGCCGCGTCCGCCTGTGCAAGGGCGCGTACGCCGAGCCGGCGTCCGTCGCCTTCGCCGACAAGGGCGAGATCGACATGAACTACGTGAAGTGCATGCGGGTGTTGATGGAGGGCGAGGGCTACCCGATGATCGCCAGCCACGACCCGCGCATCGTCGAGATCGCCGGTTCGCTGGCGACCAAGAACCTCCGCGCCCCCGACTCGTTCGAGTACCAGCTGCTCTATGGCATCCGCCCGAACGAGCAGCAGCGTCTCGCGGACGCCGGAAACCAGGTGCGCGTGTACGTCCCGTACGGCGACGAGTGGTACGGCTACCTGGTGCGTCGCATGGCCGAACGACCGTCGAACACGGCGTTCTTCCTGCGTGCGCTGAGCAGCCGCAACTGAACCCCGTCCGTTCCATCCCGGAGGTACCAGTGTCAGAATCCTCGGCACCCGCGGGCACCCCGCGTCGCCTGGCCGTACTCGGCGTCGGCGTGATGGGGGAGGCCCTGCTCGCCGGTCTGTTGCGCAGCGGTCAGCCCGCTGATCACGTCGTGGTCGGTGACCGGTACGAGGCCCGCGCGCATCAGATCGTCGCCACGCACGGAGTCCGGGCCGCGTCCCCGGCGGACGCCGTCGTAGGTGCCGACACAGTGGTGCTCGCGGTGAAACCACAGGACATGAGTGCGCTGCTGGACGAGATCCGCGACCGGCTCGAACCGGGAGCGCTGGTGGTTTCGATCGCCGCCGGAATCGCCACGGCGTACCTGGAGGCGCGGTTGCCCGAAGGGACCCCGGTCGCCCGCGCGATGCCCAACACCCCGGCGCTCGTTGATCAGGGCATGGCCGCGGTCAGTCCCGGAACTCATTGCGGCGCCGACGATCTCGCCGAGGCGACCCGTCTGCTCGAGGGCTGCGGCAAGGTGGTCACGGTTGCCGAGCACCACATGGACGCGATCACCGCGATCAGCGGCAGCGGCCCCGCGTACCTGTTCTACGTGGTCGAGGCGATGATCGAGGCCGGCGTGCTGCTCGGGCTGCCGCGCAACACCTCCACCGAGCTCGTCGTCCAGACCGTCGTCGGCGCGGCCACCATGCTCAAAGAGACAGGTGAGCACCCGACCGTGCTGCGCGAGCAGGTGTCCTCACCCGGGGGAACGACGATGGCGGCGTTGCGGCAACTGGACGACCACAAGGTGCGCGCAGCGTTCCTGACCGCGATGGAAGCCGCCGCACATCGCTCCGCCGAACTGGCCCAGGGCTGACCGCGCACACCTGGCCGGGCGTGTCGTCGGTCCTGCCGGATAGGCTGCAGCCGCGACTTCCCTCCCGGAGCCGGAAGGAAATGCTTGGCATGGAAAGGTGGACTGCATGAGCGAAATCACGATTCGCGCGCTTGGTACGGACGAGTGGGAGACCTACCGCTCCGTTCGCCTGAGCTCGCTGGAGGAGTCGCCCGAGGCCTTCGCCGCCTCCGCAGCCCAGGAGAAGGACTACGACGAGGACTTCTGGCGTACTCGCCTGGAGCGCTCCCGTCGGTTGATCGCGCAGGACGGTGACGACATCGTCGGAGTGGTCTCCGTCGGAGACCGCAGCACCGACGAGGCGCGTGTGGGCGAACTGTTCGGACTCTGGGTCACCCCGCGCCTGCGTGGCCAGGGTGTGGCCTGGAAGTTGGTCGAGGCCGGCGTCGAGAAGGCCAAACAGGAGAGCTACAAGTTCCTGCTCTATTGGGTCGGCACCGACAACGGTCGGGCCGTCGCCTTCGCGAGCAGCTTCGGATTCCGTCCCACTGATTCGCGTCGTCCGATGAAGGGTGCCACTCAAGACACCCAGGACGACGATGAGATGGCGATGGTCTACCCCCTCGGCGACGACCCGTCCTCGGTGCCGTCGTCGGTCCTTGACTGATCCTTCGTCGCCGGCGCAGGAACACCACCTACTCGTAGAAGCCGCAGGCGCCCATGGCATCGACAACGCCGTCGGTCCGAGTCGTCTGGGATGACCGATTCACCCAGTACGACTTCGGGGAAACGCACCCGATGAACCCGGTCCGGTTGGACCTCACCACCCGGCTGGCACGCGCGCTCGGCGTGCTCGACCTGCCTGGCGTCGAAGTGGTCGGTGTCGACGACGAACCCGATCTCGACGCCTTTCTCACGGGGGTGCACAGCCCCGACTTCGTCGAAGCGGTCAAGGCCGCCTCCCTGGATCCGGCGAATGCCGACGAGCGCTTCGGGCTCGGCACCGAGGACGACCCGGCTTTCGTCGGCATCCATGAGACCTCCGCCCGCATCGCCGTCGCGACCCGCGACCTGTGTAAGGCCGTCTGGCAGGGCGAGATAGACCACGGTGTCAACTACTGCGGCGGCATGCACCACGCGATGGCTGACCGCGCCGCCGGCTTCTGCATCTACAACGATGCCGCTCTCGGCATCAGGTGGCTGCTCGACAACGGCGCCGAACGCGTCGCCTACATCGACGTCGACGTGCACCACGGCGACGGCGTCGAGCAGATCTTCTGGAACGACCCGCGGGTGCTGACCATCTCGGTGCACGAAACCGGACGAATCCTGTTCCCCGGCACCGGTTTTCCCGGTGACATCGGTGGTCCGGACGCCGAGGGCTCGGCTGCGAACCTCGAACTCCCGGCGGGTACCGGGGACGCTGCCTGGCTGCGGGCGATCCACGCGGTGGTGCCGTCGCTGGTGCGCGCGTTCAAGCCGCAGATCCTGGTGACCCAGCAGGGCTGCGACTCCCACTACTCCGACCCGCTCGCGCACATGGCGATCAGCATCGACGCTCAGCGCACCGCGTTCGAGACCATCCACGACCTGGCTCACGAGGTCTGTGACGGACGCTGGGTCGCGCTCGGCGGAGGAGGCTACGAACTGGTCGACGTCGTCCCGCGCTCGTGGACGCACCTCACCGCGATCGCCGCGCACAAGCCGATCGATCTTGAGGCGCCCGTCCCGCAGGAGTGGCGCGACCACGTCACAGAGCGCGTCGGGCGCCCGGGCCCACCGCGGATGGGCGACGGCGTGGCCGAGGGCGGGCATGTCTGGTTCCGCTCCTGGGCCACCGGCAGCGACCCCGACAACCCGGTCGACCGCGCCGTCATGGCCACCCGTGAAGCGGTCTTCCCGCACCATGGCCTGGACATCTGGTTCGATTGAGATCTCCCCACAGGGCACCGACGCGGAGCGGCCGGGCAGTATTTCGAGCGGTTTCGGCCACTGTCGGCGTGTCGGATGGACAAAGTCCCCCCAGAACTTTCCGCGGGGGCCCATCTGCCCCTATGGTGCTCCAAGGCAACATCAACCACATGAGTTCAGCGCAGACCGCCCTGGGCCATAGCTTCCATTGCCACGAGAGGGCTGGGATCCTAAATGGAGCAAGAGCGTCAGATCGGCGAGACCACATTCATGACGGTCGCCGAGGTGGCCGCGATCATGCGGGTCTCCAAGATGACGGTCTACCGCCTCGTGCACGCCGGTGAACTACCGGCCGTCCGTGTCGGTCGGTCGTTCCGAGTACCCGAGGACGCGGTGCACCACTACCTCAAGCAGTCCTACATGGGCACCGCCTGATTTTCCGGCCTCGCCGTCGATGGCGTAAAGTAGCCCGAAGGGCTCGCGCCCACTGACTTTTCTGTTCCTCGATAACCAGTTAGGACACCGCTGACGCATGGGTTCCGTGATCAAGAAGCGCCGTAAGCGCATGGCCAAGAAGAAGCACCGCAAGTTGTTGCGCAAGACGCGTCACCAGCGCCGTAACAAGAAGTAAGGCTTCTTCGCCACAAGATGGCTCCGTCCGATTCGGACGGGGCCTCTTGCGTAGGGTGTCGAACGCATAGGATCGGGGCGTCGAAAGGGGTGAGCATGGGACGGATCGTGCTGGTCACGGGCGTTTCGCGCCGGATCGGTGGTCGCACCGCCGAATTGCTGTCCAGCGACCCCGAGATCGAGAAGGTCATCGCGGTCGACGCGGTACCGCCCTCGCACAGCCTGGGCCGTGCCCAGTTCGTGCGCGCCGACATCCGCAACCCGATGGTCGGCAAGGTGATCGCCCATGAGGGCGTTGACACAGTGCTGCACCTCGGCGTGATCCTCACCCCCAAACAGGCCGGTGGACGCACCTCCCAGAAGGAGATCAATGTCATCGGGACGATGCAGTTGTTGGCCGCCTGCCAGCGCGCGTCCTCCCTGCAGCGGCTGGTCGTGAAGTCGTCGTCCGCGGTCTACGGCTCCTCGCCGCGCGACCCCGCGATGTTCACCGAAGAACTACAGGCCAGGCGGATGCCCGCCGGTGGATTCGGCAAGGACTCGGCGGAGGTCGAGAACTACGTGCGCGGCTTCGCGCGCCGTCGTCCCGACGTCCAGGTCGCCACCCTGCGCATGGCCAATGTCGTCGGACGCGGTTTCCGTAGCCAGCTGTCCGATTACTTCTCGATGCCGATCATGCCGGTACCGATGGGGTTCGACGGACGGATGCAACTACTGCACTTCGACGACGCGCTGCAGGCGTTGCGCGCCGCGACATTGTCCGATCTCGACGGCACGATCAACATCGCGGCCGACGGACTGCTCACTGTCCGTCAGGCTGCGCGGATCGCCGGCAGGCCGATCGTCCCGGTCGTGCCTCAGACAAGCGGTCTGGTCGAGCAGCTCACTCGCCGGGTCGGACTCAAGGGCTTCGCGGCGTCCCAGATGGACTTCCTGTGTTACGGGCGAGGAATGGACACCAGTCGAATGCGCACCGAGCTCGGGTTCGAGCCCGCACTGACCACACGTGAGGCGTTCGCCGACGTGTTCGCTTCACCATCACGACGCGCGGCCTTCGTCGGAGCTGCGCATGGCTGAGCCCAAGGGCCGCAAGCCGGCTGCCAAATCCGCTGCGAAGCAGGTGCCATCGGCCAAACCGGCGTCCAAGCGCGCCACCAAGGCGTCGACGCCGCGCAAGACAACGGCCAAGCCGCTGCGTGCTGCCGCGCGAACCGATGACTCGCTCGGCTCGAGGACGACCCGTCGGCCCACCCGGTCGTCAGTACAGACGAAGGCGAAGTCGCCGCGTCCGGCGCTGCACGTCGTGCCCGACCCGGCGCCCGATCGGGAGGAGGGGTTCGCCGCCACCGGCAATCCGTTCGCGAACAAGCTGCCGTTCGAGCTGCCGGTCGACCCGGCCACCCTCGTACAGACGCTGATCTCGGTACTGCGCGCGGCAGGCACTGCCGCCGGGTTGTCGGGTGATGACCTCGAACGCCGGGTCGCGTCCGCGCTGGCCTTCCTGCGGCGACGGCTCAACGGTGACTACGCGATCGACGATTTCGGTTTCGACGAGGAGTTCACCCGCGAGATCTGGATCCCGTTGCTACGGCCGCTGTACAAGCGCTGGTTCCGGGTCGAGGTGCGTGGCATCGAGAACATCCCGGCCGAAGGCAGGGGCCTGGTGGTCGCGAACCACTCCGGCACCGTTCCGGTCGACGGACTGATGACCCAGGTCGCGATCCATGACGAGCACCCGAACCACCGTTTCGTGCGGATGCTCGGAGCCGACCTGGTCTTCCAGTCGCCGTTCATCGGAGAGTTGTCCCGTAAATCCGGCACCACGCTGGCGGCCAACCCCGACGCCGAGCGCTTGCTCGAATCGGACGAACTGGTCGCCGTCTTCCCCGAGGGGTTCAAGGGCGTCGGCAAGCCGTTCAGCGACCGCTACCGTCTGCAGCGCTTCGGTCGCGGTGGCTTCGTGTCCGCCGCCGTCCGTGCCGGTGCCCCGATCATCCCGTGTTCGATCGTCGGGGCAGAGGAGATCTTCCCGATGATCGGCAACGCCAAGAGCGTGGCCAGGCTGCTCGGTTTCCCCTACTTCCCGATCACCCCGACGTTCCCGTTGTTCGGCCTGCTCGGTGCGATCCCGTTGCCGAGCAAGTGGATCATCGAGTTCGGCACGCCGATCGAGACCGAGCACCACGGCTCTGCCGCCGCCGATGACCCGATGGTGTTGTTCGACGTCACCGACCAGGTGCGCGAGACCATCCAGCAGACGCTGTACTCCCTACTGCTGGAACGACGTTCGGTCTTCTTCTGATGGCGCGCGTCACCCTGTACGGCAGGCCCGGCTGCCACCTGTGCGACGACGCCCGCACGGTGATCCAGCGGGTCTGCGCCGATCTGGGGGAGCAGTACGAGGAGTTCTCGATCGAGGGCGACGCCGACCTGATGCACACGTACGGCGAACTGATCCCGGTCACGCTCGTCGACGGCAAGCAGCACGACTACTGGCGGGTCAGCGAGTCCCGACTGCGTACTGCCCTCACCGCCTGAAACTGTTCGCGAAGGCCGGGGGTGGCCATACCACAGAGGCCTTGTAGCACGTTTCGCGCGTTCATGCGACTTTGTGCCTGCGTTCACGAGGACTTACTCTCGGGGGGTCATGTGCCAGGGATGACGAGCGTTTGGTATACGCCGCCATCTCATCGGGAGGAGATTCGTTCCCTGTGACCAACACGTCCGCGTCGCGCCGGGACATCCCGGATGCGACCGTCGCTCGGCTGCCGGTGTACCTGCGGGTGCTCCGTGCCCTCAGCGGCCGCGGGGTCGACGTTGTGTCCTCGAACGAACTGGCTGACGCCGCAGGCGTTCGCTCCGCTGGTCTGCGCAAGGACCTCTCCTACCTCGGCTCCTACGGCGTGCGTGGTGTCGGTTACGACGTCGAGCGCCTGTCGGAGGAGATCACCCGCGAACTGGGCCTACAGAGCGACTTCGCCGTTGCCATCGTCGGCATGGGCAACCTCGGCCGCGCGTTGGCCGACTACCGCGGATTCGCCACTCGCGGCTTCGAGGTGCGCTGGCTCATCGACAACGACCCGGCCCTGACCGGCATCCATGTGGGTGCTCTGGCGATCGTCGACTTCGACGGCTTCCGCCCTGCCGCCGACGAGTCGGTCATCGGGGTGATCGCCACGCCGCCGCACGCTGCGCAGGCCGCCGCCGATGCTCTGGTGGCCCGCGGCGTCCGCTCCATCCTGAACTTCGCCTCGGAGCCGCTCGATCTGCCGGAATCGGTCGCCGTGCGCAAGGTCGACCTCGCCACCGAACTGCAGATCCTGGCCTTTCACGATCAGCGCACCCGTCCCGAGCCTGCTCCCCTTGTGGAGGTTCCTTCGTGAGTCTCCTGGTCGTTGGGTTGTCGCACCGTTCGGCGCCCGTCGAGTTGCTCGAGCGCGCCGCCCTGTCCGGTGAGCGCGGCGCGCGGCTGGACGCCGTGCTGCGCGGCGGCGACCACGTCGAGGAATGGATGATCGTGTCCACCTGCAACCGGGTGGAGATCTACGGCGAGGTCGGCACCTTCCACGGTGCCGTCACCCAGATGAGCGAATCGCTGTGCGCGGTAACGGGACTCAGCCTCGAAGAGCTCGGCGACAGTCTGTACGCCCACTACGAGGAGCGGGCGATCGCGCACCTGTTCTCCGTGGCCGCCGGGCTCGACTCGCTCGCGATCGGCGAGAGCCAGATCCTCGGTCAGTTGCGCAGTTCCCTGCAGGACGGCCGCGAACACGGGCACCTCGGAAGTGCGCTGGAGAACGTCGCCCAGCAGGCGCTGCGCGTCGGCAAGAAGGTGCACGCCGAGACCGAGATCGACCGGGTCAGCAAGGGTCTGATCGAACGTGGAGTTGCGCTCGCCGAACACCGGATCGGCCCGATCCAGCGGGCCCGTGCGACGGTCATCGGTTCGGGTGCGATGAGTGCGCTCGCCACCCACACCCTCAGCCGGATGGGCGTGGAGAACATCACGATCGTCAGCCGGACGCTGGAGAACGCGCGCCGCCTGGCTGCGGCCACCGGCGCCACCGCGCGAGAGTGGGACGAGCGTGCCGACGCGGTCGCCGAGTCCGACTTCGTCGTGTCCTGCACCGGAGCCGTAGGACATGTCGTCGAGATCGAGCACGTCACCGGCGGCGACCGTCCGAAGGTCTTCCTCGACCTCGCACTGCCCCGCGACGTCGACCCCGCGGTCGCCGTCCTCGACGGAGTCACCGTGCTCTGGCTCGAGGACCTGCGCGAGGTCACCGAGTCCGAGGGCTCGCGCTCGCAGGTGCACGCCGTCGAGGAGATGGTCACCGCCGAGGTCGCCGAGTTCGTGCTCAATCGGCGCGCCGCATCCGTCGGCCCGACCGTCGCCGCGATCCGCCGGTACGCCGCCGACGTGGTCGCGACCGAACTGGAACGCCTGGACTCCCGCGTCGAACTGGACGACCGCCAACGCGCGCAGGTGCAGCTCAGCGTCCACCGCATCGTGGAGAAGTTGTTGCACACCCCGACCGTGCGGATGAAAGAACTCGCGGGCTCCGAGGACGGCAGTGAGTACACCTCCCTGCTGCGCACGCTCTTCGACATCGACCCCTTCGTCTCGAAGGTGTCGTCCATCCCGCGACAGGTAGGAGGCGACTCATGAGCGCACTTCGGCTCGGCACCCGCCGGTCCCACCTGGCGATGACCCAGTCCGGTCATGTCGCCGACGCGCTGCGTGCGCTCGGTCACGAGGTCGAACTGGTCGAGATCGTCACCGAGGGCGACACCAACCGCGCCCCGCTGACCCAGATCGGTGGCACGGGAGTCTTCGCAGCCGCCCTGCGCGAAGCGCTGCTGCAGGGCGAGGTCGACCTCGCGGTGCACTCGCTCAAGGACCTCCCTGCTGCGGGGCATCCCGGCCTTACGGTCGCCGGTATCCCGCGACGAGAGGACCCGCGTGACGCCTTGGTAGCCCGCGACGGACTGACCCTCGGCGAACTTCCTCCCGGCTCGAGCATCGGCACCGGCTCGCCGCGCCGCGTCGCAGCGTTGAACGCGCTCGGCCTCGGCTTCGAGGTGCGGCCGCTGCGCGGCAATGTCGACTCCCGCTTGGCGCGGGTCAGCGACGGCGAACTGGACGCGATCATCCTGGCCTGCTCCGGGCTGCGCCGGATCGGACGGCAGGACCGCATCACCGAGGCGATCGACCCGCTGCAGATGCTGTCGGCCCCGGGGCAGGGCGCACTCGCCATCGAGGTGCGCGCGGACGACCGCCGGATGATCGACATCGTCGGCGCACTCGACGACGCCGACACCCGAGCCGCCGTCACCGCCGAACGAGCCGTTCTGCTCGGACTCAAGGCAGGGTGCTCGGCACCCGTCGGTGCGCTCGCCGAAGTCGTCGAGGACGTCGACGGCAGCCTGGAGATCTCGCTTCGGGCGTTCGTCGGAGCACCCGACGGCAGCGATGACCTGCGCCGCTCGATCACCGGCCCGTTCGACAAGGCCGAACAACTGGGCCTCGACCTGGCACACATGCTGCTGGAAGACGGGGCGGACCGGATCATCGCCGACGCCGGTGGTGACGATGCGGTGGCGGGGAGCGTGCGAGCCGGCACCGGGGAGGAGCACCGGCAGAAAACACAGGCGCAGCATCACGGGGCGCACGAAATTGTCGCCGACGCGTCCGAACCCCCTCCCGGGCGACCAACCAACGCCGGCTCGGCCGGCGGCCCAGAAGTCCGAACAACAAACACCGACGCCATGGAGCGTGACAAGTGACCACCACCGCCAAGACGCCTGCAACAGTCGCCTTCGTGGGCTCCGGCCCCGGCGACCCCGGTCTGCTGACCGTGCGAGCCGCCAGCCTGCTGCGCCGCGCCGACGTCGTCGTCCTCGACCGGGTGGCTCGCGAGGACTTCGTCGCGAAGTTCGTCCGCGAGGACACCGAGATCGTCGACGCCGGCCACGGTGAGGCCGGCCAGGCTCTCACCACCGCCTCGCGTGCCAAGCTCGTCGTGAAGACGGCCAAGGCCGCGGCCAAGCTGGGCAAGGACGCTCTCGTCGTCCGCCTCATGGACGGCGACCCCGCCACCTTCAACGGTCTCGCCGAGGAGGCGACCGCGCTGCACAAGGCTGCGGTGCCGTTCGAGATCGTCCCCGGTGTCAGCGCTGCGTCCGCAGTACCGACATACGCCGGTATCCCGCTGACGCACAACGGTTCTCGCGCGGTGCACCTGCTCTCGCCGGGCGACTCCAAGGTCGACTACGCCAAGTCGGTCGCAGCTGACACGACCGTCGTGCTGTTCGGCACCGTGGATACCCTGCGTACCAGCTTCACCCGACTCCTCCAAGCCGGACGGGACGCCGAGACCGCGGTCGCGGTGACCGTCGACGGCACGACCATCCACCAGAAGACGCACACCTTCACCCTCGACACCGTCGACGCCGGCCTGAAGCTGCTCGCCGACGACGCCCAACTGGTCGCCGTCGTCGGTTCACCGGTCGACTACCGCGAGACGTTGTCGTGGTGGGAGAACAAGCCGCTGTTCGGGTGGAACGTCCTGGTGCCGCGCACCAAGGACCAGGCCGGTTCGATGACCGAGCGCCTCGGCGACTTCGGGGCGTCCAGTGACGTCGTTCCGACGATCAGCGTCGAGCCGCCGCGCACCCCGCAGCAGATGGAGCGCGCGATCAAGGGTTTGGTGACCGGCCGCTACGAGTGGATCGGCTTCACCTCCCAGAACGCGGTTCGGGCCGTGCGCGAGAAGTTCGATGAGTTCGGTCTCGACGCCCGGGCGTTCGCCGGTCTGAAGATCGCCGCTGTCGGTGGCATGACCGCAGAAGCGTTGCGCGAGTGGGGCCTTCAGCCCGACCTGGTCCCGTCCGGCGAGCAGTCCGCCAAGGGCCTGCTGGAGGAATGGCCGGAGTTCGACGAGTTGCTCGACCCGATCAACCGGGTCTTCCTGCCGCGCGCCGACATCGCGACCGACACCCTTGTGGCCGGTCTGCAGGAGATCGGCTGGGAGGTCGACGACGTGACCGCGTACCGCACCGTGCGCGCCGCGCCGCCGGCCCCCGAGGTGCGTGAGGCGATCAAGACCGGCAAGTTCGATGCGGTCTGCTTCACCTCGTCCTCGACCGTGCGCAACCTGGTCGGCATCGCGGGCAAGCCGCACGCCACGACCATCGTCGCGTGCATCGGTCCGGCCACCGCCAAGACCGCCGAGGAGCACGGCCTGCGCGTCGACGTCATGTCGCCGGAGCCGTCCGCCGAAGCACTGGTGGACGCGCTGGCCGACTTCGGTCGAAGCCTCGCCCTGTCGGCCGCCGAGGCCGGTGAGGCGGTCCGTCGCCCGAGCGAGCGGCGCACCACCTCGCGCCGCAAGGCCAAGGCCTGATCCGAAACCTTCACCGAGTGGCCGGGCTATGAACCAGTGGCCGAGCTATGGCCCGGCCGCCCGTTCATAGCCCGGCCACTCGGCGTTTGTCCGACAGAGCAAGGAGAAGCCGTGAACCCGATCGTCCGTCCGCGCCGTCTGCGGCAGAGTCCGGCTGTGCGCCGGTGGGTGTCGCAGACGCGTCTGCACCCGGCTGACCTGGTGCTCCCGCTCTTCGTGAAGGAGGGCATCAGCGAGCCGGCGCCGATCTCGTCGATGCCGGGAGTCGTGCAGCACACGCTCGACTCGCTGGTGGAGGCCGCACGCGAGGCGATCGACGCCGGCGTCGGTGGCCTGATGGTGTTCGGCGTTCCGGCCGAGCGTGACGAGATCGGTTCGGGCGCAACGGATCCGGACGGCATTCTCAATGTCGCGCTGCGTCGCTTGCGGGACGAATTCGGTGCGTCGACGGTGCTCATGGCCGACCTGTGCCTGGACGAGTTCACCTCGCACGGACACTGCGGTGTGCTCACCGAGACCGGTGCCGT
This is a stretch of genomic DNA from Yimella lutea. It encodes these proteins:
- a CDS encoding transglutaminase family protein: MSVTLRLVHRAGYTYSGPAVASYNEARMVPRSTLAQTVSHTRMEITPTPWQDSWVDYWGSNVTTFELHEPHGELKVVAISTVTVHRTPQEGEHLGWDQMQEKSVSDECGELLECSGHCGAVGEFAAAIQRIRNEADTPATFVESVVAALHEKVTYRPERFSHAPQAAKVWDAGEGGSTDFAHMMITALRSAGIPARFVVGYLLRDSEVPIGEVITGHGHSWIEWWDGTWMAYDPAMQREPDDFYIEVAHGRDHTDVAPLRGIFTGTPGSKMSVTVEISRLA
- a CDS encoding proline dehydrogenase family protein is translated as MVDPSAVLRSGLMGLSRNTKVRDVVEKAPVSKDVVKRFVAGTSTEDAVRVSRELDVEGKLATIDFLGEDTLDRAQAIHTRDAYLDLLAELADACLTDGGRVEVSVKLSALGQALPKDGRKLSLEHARSICEAAAIAGTTVTLDMEDHTTTDATLETLAELRKDFPDTGAVLQAYLRRTEGDCRDLAYEGSRVRLCKGAYAEPASVAFADKGEIDMNYVKCMRVLMEGEGYPMIASHDPRIVEIAGSLATKNLRAPDSFEYQLLYGIRPNEQQRLADAGNQVRVYVPYGDEWYGYLVRRMAERPSNTAFFLRALSSRN
- the proC gene encoding pyrroline-5-carboxylate reductase is translated as MSESSAPAGTPRRLAVLGVGVMGEALLAGLLRSGQPADHVVVGDRYEARAHQIVATHGVRAASPADAVVGADTVVLAVKPQDMSALLDEIRDRLEPGALVVSIAAGIATAYLEARLPEGTPVARAMPNTPALVDQGMAAVSPGTHCGADDLAEATRLLEGCGKVVTVAEHHMDAITAISGSGPAYLFYVVEAMIEAGVLLGLPRNTSTELVVQTVVGAATMLKETGEHPTVLREQVSSPGGTTMAALRQLDDHKVRAAFLTAMEAAAHRSAELAQG
- a CDS encoding GNAT family N-acetyltransferase; translation: MSEITIRALGTDEWETYRSVRLSSLEESPEAFAASAAQEKDYDEDFWRTRLERSRRLIAQDGDDIVGVVSVGDRSTDEARVGELFGLWVTPRLRGQGVAWKLVEAGVEKAKQESYKFLLYWVGTDNGRAVAFASSFGFRPTDSRRPMKGATQDTQDDDEMAMVYPLGDDPSSVPSSVLD
- a CDS encoding acetoin utilization protein AcuC, with amino-acid sequence MASTTPSVRVVWDDRFTQYDFGETHPMNPVRLDLTTRLARALGVLDLPGVEVVGVDDEPDLDAFLTGVHSPDFVEAVKAASLDPANADERFGLGTEDDPAFVGIHETSARIAVATRDLCKAVWQGEIDHGVNYCGGMHHAMADRAAGFCIYNDAALGIRWLLDNGAERVAYIDVDVHHGDGVEQIFWNDPRVLTISVHETGRILFPGTGFPGDIGGPDAEGSAANLELPAGTGDAAWLRAIHAVVPSLVRAFKPQILVTQQGCDSHYSDPLAHMAISIDAQRTAFETIHDLAHEVCDGRWVALGGGGYELVDVVPRSWTHLTAIAAHKPIDLEAPVPQEWRDHVTERVGRPGPPRMGDGVAEGGHVWFRSWATGSDPDNPVDRAVMATREAVFPHHGLDIWFD
- a CDS encoding helix-turn-helix domain-containing protein; the encoded protein is MEQERQIGETTFMTVAEVAAIMRVSKMTVYRLVHAGELPAVRVGRSFRVPEDAVHHYLKQSYMGTA
- a CDS encoding 30S ribosomal protein bS22, which codes for MGSVIKKRRKRMAKKKHRKLLRKTRHQRRNKK
- a CDS encoding NAD-dependent epimerase/dehydratase family protein, encoding MGRIVLVTGVSRRIGGRTAELLSSDPEIEKVIAVDAVPPSHSLGRAQFVRADIRNPMVGKVIAHEGVDTVLHLGVILTPKQAGGRTSQKEINVIGTMQLLAACQRASSLQRLVVKSSSAVYGSSPRDPAMFTEELQARRMPAGGFGKDSAEVENYVRGFARRRPDVQVATLRMANVVGRGFRSQLSDYFSMPIMPVPMGFDGRMQLLHFDDALQALRAATLSDLDGTINIAADGLLTVRQAARIAGRPIVPVVPQTSGLVEQLTRRVGLKGFAASQMDFLCYGRGMDTSRMRTELGFEPALTTREAFADVFASPSRRAAFVGAAHG